The following proteins come from a genomic window of Mycolicibacterium rufum:
- a CDS encoding cytochrome P450: protein MSQADTRAEPEPGLPPLHMRRDGLDPTPELRQIRESVGVQSVTNAFGMRVFLVTRYDDVKTVLSDHTRFSNGRPPGFVVPGAPPVDEQEAARNRAGNLLGLDPPEHQRLRRMLTPEFTIRRIKRLQPRIVEIVDAQLDALAAAGSPADLVEHVTLPVPSLVICELLGVPYADREEFQQRSARQLDLSLPIPERLELQREGRAYMASLVTRARAEPGEDILGMLVRDHGDELTDDELIGVAGLLLLAGHETTSNMLALGTLALLCRPEQLAAVRDDPAAVAPAVEELLRYLSIVQTSIPRITTTDVEIAGVEIPAGRLVFASLPAGNRDPRFIDAPETLDIGRGAPGHLAFGHGVHHCLGAPLARMEMQIAFPALLRRFPTLALAGDFADVAFRSFHFIYGLKSLEVTWS from the coding sequence ATGAGTCAGGCCGACACCCGCGCCGAACCCGAGCCCGGGCTGCCCCCGCTGCACATGCGCCGCGACGGGCTCGACCCCACACCGGAGCTGCGGCAGATCCGCGAGAGCGTCGGCGTGCAGAGCGTCACCAACGCGTTCGGCATGCGGGTCTTCCTCGTCACCCGCTACGACGACGTCAAGACCGTGCTGTCGGATCACACCCGGTTCTCCAACGGCCGGCCACCCGGCTTCGTCGTCCCCGGCGCCCCGCCGGTCGACGAACAGGAGGCGGCCCGCAACCGGGCCGGGAACCTGCTTGGCCTGGATCCGCCCGAGCACCAACGACTTCGGCGGATGCTGACCCCGGAATTCACGATCCGGCGCATCAAGCGGCTGCAGCCCCGCATCGTCGAGATCGTCGACGCCCAACTCGACGCGCTCGCCGCCGCCGGCTCCCCGGCCGACCTCGTCGAGCACGTCACGCTGCCGGTCCCGTCGCTGGTGATCTGCGAACTGCTCGGCGTGCCGTACGCCGACCGGGAGGAGTTCCAGCAGCGCAGCGCCCGCCAGCTGGACCTGTCGCTGCCGATCCCCGAACGCCTGGAGCTGCAACGGGAAGGCCGCGCCTACATGGCCTCGCTGGTGACCCGGGCCCGTGCCGAGCCCGGCGAGGACATCCTCGGGATGCTGGTACGCGACCACGGCGACGAGCTCACCGACGACGAACTGATCGGCGTCGCCGGGCTGCTGCTGCTCGCCGGACACGAGACCACCTCGAACATGCTCGCGCTCGGCACGCTCGCGCTGCTGTGCCGCCCCGAGCAGCTGGCCGCGGTGCGCGACGACCCGGCCGCGGTCGCCCCGGCGGTCGAGGAGCTGCTGCGCTACCTGTCGATCGTGCAGACGTCGATCCCGCGCATCACCACCACCGATGTCGAGATCGCCGGTGTCGAGATCCCCGCCGGCCGACTGGTGTTCGCCTCCCTGCCGGCAGGCAACCGCGACCCCCGCTTCATCGACGCGCCGGAGACGCTCGACATCGGCCGGGGAGCACCGGGGCACCTCGCGTTCGGCCACGGCGTGCACCACTGCCTCGGCGCCCCGCTCGCGCGGATGGAGATGCAGATCGCGTTCCCGGCGCTGCTCCGCCGGTTCCCGACGCTGGCGCTGGCCGGGGATTTCGCCGACGTGGCGTTCCGGTCGTTCCACTTCATCTACGGTCTGAAGTCGTTAGAGGTGACCTGGAGTTGA
- a CDS encoding ferredoxin — translation MSSVSADRELCIQAGNCVMVASEVFDQDDDGIVVVLADEVTGEAAEHAREAVKLCPASALTLRE, via the coding sequence ATGAGCAGCGTTTCCGCCGATCGTGAGCTGTGCATCCAGGCGGGCAACTGCGTGATGGTGGCGTCGGAAGTCTTCGATCAGGACGACGACGGCATCGTGGTCGTCCTCGCCGACGAGGTCACCGGGGAGGCCGCCGAGCACGCCCGGGAAGCCGTCAAGCTGTGTCCGGCAAGCGCGTTGACGCTGCGGGAGTGA
- a CDS encoding GGDEF domain-containing protein has translation MEKGFREFLRIWWRQPFDFAWTARHLRARGMLRIHQVFIGVFSLLYGLTALLTVVWASRDGGAVTGQPLVMVVAISSAVLGVIWIVGPFPSERQSVAFAVYADLAVLTVIACYQDAFVAMPGLALLAANGIYIVVAHGPRALALHLAFTVAAFGWLYGLALAQDTAEPAVVTVRVLVLLPTVVGVPVIVQSYLLALRMGAVDALYDPLTRLLNRRGLDEEITGLVPAGGAQIGVLAVDIDKFKAINDAHGHDTGDRVLVSVANAARDAVTSLRVRSVIARTGGEEFVLVVDAGPRTVLQVAGQLHEAVARCDGATVPTISVGVATAWTAGDELPRAVRALLERADAAMYRAKSAGGNRTVSADDGVSAAEGSGVPG, from the coding sequence ATGGAGAAGGGCTTCCGCGAGTTCCTGCGGATCTGGTGGCGGCAGCCGTTCGACTTCGCCTGGACCGCACGGCATCTGCGCGCACGGGGGATGCTGCGGATCCACCAGGTCTTCATCGGCGTCTTCTCGCTGCTCTATGGGCTGACCGCGCTGTTGACCGTGGTGTGGGCGTCCCGCGACGGAGGTGCGGTCACCGGGCAGCCGCTGGTGATGGTCGTCGCGATCAGTTCGGCGGTGCTGGGCGTGATCTGGATCGTCGGCCCCTTCCCCTCGGAACGGCAGTCGGTGGCCTTCGCGGTCTACGCCGATCTCGCGGTGCTCACCGTGATCGCCTGTTATCAGGACGCTTTCGTCGCGATGCCCGGCCTGGCGCTGCTGGCGGCCAACGGCATCTACATCGTGGTGGCCCACGGTCCGCGCGCGCTCGCGCTGCATCTGGCCTTCACCGTCGCGGCGTTCGGATGGCTCTACGGCCTGGCGCTGGCCCAGGACACCGCCGAACCGGCCGTGGTCACGGTGCGCGTGCTGGTGCTGCTGCCCACGGTGGTCGGGGTGCCGGTGATCGTGCAGTCCTACCTGCTGGCGCTGCGGATGGGAGCGGTCGACGCGCTCTACGATCCGCTGACCCGGCTGCTCAACCGGCGCGGACTGGACGAGGAGATCACCGGTCTGGTGCCCGCGGGCGGCGCGCAGATCGGCGTGCTGGCCGTCGACATCGACAAGTTCAAGGCGATCAACGACGCGCACGGTCACGACACCGGGGACCGGGTGCTGGTGTCGGTGGCCAACGCCGCGCGCGATGCGGTGACGTCGCTGCGGGTGCGGTCGGTGATCGCCCGCACCGGCGGCGAGGAATTCGTCCTCGTCGTCGACGCGGGACCCCGCACCGTGCTGCAGGTGGCCGGCCAGCTGCACGAGGCGGTGGCCCGCTGCGACGGCGCGACGGTGCCGACCATCAGTGTCGGCGTGGCCACGGCGTGGACGGCCGGGGACGAGCTGCCCCGGGCGGTCCGGGCGTTGCTGGAGCGTGCCGACGCCGCGATGTACCGGGCCAAGAGTGCCGGCGGCAATCGGACGGTGAGCGCCGATGACGGAGTTTCCGCCGCGGAGGGATCCGGCGTGCCAGGATGA
- a CDS encoding PaaI family thioesterase, protein MNDDPRALDPDYDSHGGFPNFEPATPGPGFGRFLTAMRRAQDLAVSADPDPATWDRAADLAESLNDLLAPFEAGEGVGPANRVPALPGAGSLLMPPYRVTEFTADAVVLEVQFSRFSVGGNHAVHGGVLPLLFDSVFGMVIHATGRPISRTAFLHVDYRKVTPIDTILTARGWLREAQGRKAFVNAELRNPDGDLLAEANGLMIRLLPGQP, encoded by the coding sequence GTGAATGACGATCCCCGGGCGCTGGATCCGGACTACGACAGCCACGGCGGTTTCCCGAATTTCGAGCCTGCCACGCCGGGTCCGGGTTTCGGCCGGTTCCTGACCGCCATGCGCCGCGCCCAGGACCTGGCGGTGTCCGCCGACCCCGACCCCGCCACCTGGGACCGCGCCGCCGACCTGGCCGAGTCGCTGAACGACCTGTTGGCGCCGTTCGAAGCCGGCGAGGGGGTGGGTCCGGCGAACCGGGTGCCGGCGCTGCCCGGCGCGGGCAGCCTGCTGATGCCGCCGTACCGGGTCACCGAGTTCACCGCCGACGCAGTCGTACTGGAGGTGCAGTTCAGCCGGTTCTCGGTGGGCGGGAACCACGCCGTGCACGGTGGGGTGCTGCCGCTGTTGTTCGACTCCGTGTTCGGGATGGTGATCCACGCGACCGGACGTCCGATCAGCCGGACCGCGTTCCTGCACGTGGACTACCGCAAGGTGACGCCGATCGACACGATACTCACCGCGCGGGGCTGGTTGCGGGAGGCTCAGGGCCGCAAGGCATTCGTCAACGCCGAGTTGCGCAACCCGGACGGCGACCTGCTCGCCGAGGCCAACGGATTGATGATCCGGCTGCTCCCGGGGCAGCCGTAG
- a CDS encoding adenylosuccinate synthase: MPAIVLIGAQWGDEGKGKATDLLGGRVQWVVRYQGGNNAGHTVVLPTGENFALHLIPSGILTPGVTNVIGNGVVVDPGVLLTELRGLEERGVDTERLLISADAHLLMPYHVAIDKVVERYAGSKKIGTTGRGIGPCYQDKIARQGIRVADVLDPAALAEKIEGALEFKNQVLVKIYNRKALDAGEVVENLLAQAEGFRHRIADARLLLNTALERGETVLLEGSQGTLLDVDHGTYPFVTSSNPTSGGAAVGSGIGPTRITTVLGILKAYTTRVGSGPFPTELFDEYGEYLAKTGGEVGVTTGRRRRCGWFDAVIARYATRVNGITDYFLTKLDVLSSLETVPICVGYTVDGKRTDEMPMTQSDIARAEPVYEELPGWWEDISGAREFDDLPAKARDYVLRLEELAGAHVSCIGVGPGRDQTIVRRDVLA, from the coding sequence ATGCCGGCAATAGTCCTCATCGGCGCCCAATGGGGTGACGAGGGCAAAGGTAAGGCCACCGACCTGCTCGGTGGCCGGGTTCAATGGGTGGTCCGATACCAGGGGGGCAACAACGCCGGCCACACGGTGGTGCTCCCGACGGGGGAGAACTTCGCGTTGCACCTCATCCCGTCGGGAATCCTCACCCCGGGCGTGACCAACGTGATCGGCAACGGCGTCGTCGTCGATCCCGGGGTGCTGCTCACCGAGCTGCGCGGTCTCGAGGAGCGCGGCGTGGACACCGAACGCCTGCTGATCTCGGCCGATGCGCATCTGCTGATGCCCTACCACGTCGCGATCGACAAGGTCGTCGAGCGGTACGCGGGCAGCAAGAAGATCGGCACCACCGGCCGCGGTATCGGCCCGTGCTATCAGGACAAGATCGCCCGGCAGGGCATCCGTGTCGCCGATGTGCTCGACCCGGCGGCGCTGGCCGAGAAGATCGAGGGCGCACTGGAATTCAAGAACCAGGTGCTCGTCAAGATCTACAACCGCAAGGCGCTCGACGCCGGCGAGGTGGTGGAGAACCTGCTCGCCCAGGCGGAGGGCTTCCGGCACCGCATCGCCGACGCCCGGCTGCTGCTCAACACCGCGCTCGAGCGCGGGGAGACGGTCCTGCTGGAGGGCTCCCAGGGCACTCTGCTCGACGTCGACCACGGCACGTATCCCTTTGTCACGTCGTCGAATCCGACGTCGGGCGGGGCGGCCGTCGGCTCGGGCATCGGTCCCACCCGCATCACCACGGTGCTGGGCATTCTCAAGGCCTACACCACGCGGGTCGGCTCGGGTCCGTTCCCGACCGAGCTGTTCGACGAGTACGGCGAGTACCTGGCCAAGACCGGGGGCGAGGTCGGGGTCACCACCGGCCGGCGCCGCCGCTGCGGATGGTTCGACGCGGTCATCGCGCGCTACGCCACCCGGGTCAACGGGATCACCGACTACTTCCTGACCAAACTCGACGTGCTGTCGAGCCTCGAGACGGTGCCGATCTGCGTCGGCTACACCGTGGACGGCAAGCGCACCGACGAGATGCCGATGACCCAGAGCGACATCGCCCGCGCCGAGCCCGTCTACGAGGAACTGCCCGGCTGGTGGGAGGACATCTCGGGCGCGCGCGAGTTCGACGACCTGCCCGCCAAGGCGCGCGACTACGTGCTGCGTCTGGAAGAGCTTGCGGGAGCCCATGTCTCGTGCATCGGTGTCGGCCCGGGGCGCGATCAGACGATCGTGCGCCGCGACGTGCTCGCGTGA
- a CDS encoding site-2 protease family protein, producing the protein MSIRPLHQSVRPSPLFLALIALTAVGGVLAWLPGAQAGPMAYAGVFVFVIFGWLVSLCLHEFGHAYSAWRFGDRDVEARGYLTLNPLKYSHPLLSLGLPILFIALGGIGLPGGAVYVRTGWMTPRQRTLVSLAGPAVNLVFAVVLLVLTRLLYDPAHSVFWAGVAFLGFLQVTAFLLNMLPIPGLDGYGALEPHLSPETQRAVAPAKQWGFLILLLLLFAPGVNQWFFSAVYWLFELSGVPSYLSAVGGQLTRFWSAWG; encoded by the coding sequence GTGAGCATCCGTCCGCTGCACCAGTCGGTGCGGCCGAGTCCCCTCTTCCTAGCCCTGATCGCGTTGACGGCCGTGGGCGGCGTGCTCGCCTGGCTGCCGGGCGCGCAGGCCGGGCCGATGGCGTACGCCGGCGTGTTCGTGTTCGTGATCTTCGGCTGGCTGGTCTCGCTGTGCCTGCACGAGTTCGGCCACGCGTACTCGGCGTGGCGGTTCGGCGACCGTGACGTCGAAGCGCGCGGCTACCTGACGCTCAACCCGCTGAAGTACTCGCATCCGCTGCTGTCGCTCGGGCTGCCCATCCTGTTCATCGCGCTGGGCGGTATCGGTCTGCCCGGCGGCGCGGTGTACGTGCGGACCGGCTGGATGACCCCGCGGCAGCGCACGCTCGTCAGCCTCGCCGGCCCCGCGGTCAACCTGGTGTTCGCCGTCGTGCTGCTGGTGCTGACGCGGCTGCTGTACGACCCGGCGCACTCGGTGTTCTGGGCCGGGGTGGCGTTCCTGGGATTCCTGCAGGTCACCGCGTTCCTGCTGAACATGCTGCCGATCCCGGGTCTGGACGGCTACGGCGCGCTGGAGCCGCATCTGAGCCCTGAGACGCAGCGGGCGGTGGCGCCGGCCAAGCAGTGGGGCTTCCTGATCCTGCTGTTGCTGTTGTTCGCGCCCGGCGTCAACCAGTGGTTCTTCTCGGCGGTGTACTGGCTGTTCGAGCTGTCCGGCGTGCCGTCGTACCTGTCGGCGGTCGGCGGCCAGCTGACCCGGTTCTGGTCGGCCTGGGGATAG
- a CDS encoding cation diffusion facilitator family transporter: MGAGHDHSHADARVSRMVIAAGVLTVFFVVELATALAINSIALLADAGHMLTDLVAMFMGLTAVLLAKRGSASPSRTYGWHRAEVFTAVANAVLLIGVACFILYEAVERLGGAPEVPGVPMIVVALAGLLANAVVVLLLRSHSKDSLAVKGAYMEVVADTVGSIGVLIAGIVTVTTRWPYADVVVAVFVALWVLPRAIALARAALRILSETSPSHIDVNELRAALCAVEGVTEVHDLHVWTLVPGKDMVTAHLTSQRDAARVLDDARAVLAARGLDHATVQVEPPDSAADCECESQNR; the protein is encoded by the coding sequence ATGGGCGCCGGACACGACCACAGTCATGCTGATGCCCGCGTGTCCCGGATGGTCATCGCCGCCGGCGTCCTGACCGTCTTCTTCGTCGTCGAGTTGGCCACCGCACTGGCGATCAACTCGATCGCGCTGCTGGCCGACGCCGGCCACATGCTCACCGACCTGGTCGCGATGTTCATGGGTTTGACCGCGGTGCTGCTGGCCAAGCGCGGCAGCGCGTCCCCCTCGCGCACCTACGGCTGGCACCGCGCCGAGGTGTTCACCGCGGTCGCCAACGCGGTGCTGCTGATCGGCGTGGCCTGCTTCATCCTCTACGAGGCCGTCGAACGCCTCGGCGGCGCGCCCGAGGTGCCCGGCGTCCCGATGATCGTCGTCGCGCTGGCGGGCCTGCTGGCCAACGCCGTGGTCGTGCTGCTGCTGCGGTCGCACTCGAAGGACAGCCTCGCGGTCAAGGGCGCCTACATGGAGGTGGTCGCCGACACCGTCGGCAGCATCGGCGTCCTGATCGCGGGCATCGTCACCGTCACCACCCGGTGGCCGTACGCCGACGTCGTCGTCGCCGTGTTCGTCGCCCTGTGGGTGCTGCCCCGGGCGATCGCGCTGGCCCGGGCCGCGCTGCGGATCCTGTCCGAGACCTCGCCGAGCCACATCGACGTCAACGAACTGCGCGCGGCGCTGTGCGCGGTCGAGGGGGTCACCGAGGTGCACGACCTGCACGTGTGGACCCTCGTGCCGGGCAAGGACATGGTCACCGCCCACCTGACCAGCCAGCGCGACGCGGCGCGGGTGCTCGACGACGCCCGCGCGGTGCTCGCGGCGCGCGGCCTCGACCACGCGACCGTCCAGGTCGAGCCGCCCGACTCGGCCGCCGACTGCGAGTGCGAAAGCCAGAACCGGTAG
- a CDS encoding FUSC family protein, with the protein MRKPEPVAPPRLPIALRAAVSTAIPVLLGWAAGDIGAGLVATLGAFTSRFGIGRPYLSRGVQLAVVAVALAAAVAAGAWAADIAWLGVLTISAVAVAAVWLCTALAVGPPGAYVFVVACAAGVGVSASHLSPGRIALLVLAGGAIAWVLQMVGAAAGFRRPERAAVRHAADAVAAYLEDIGGPGQDRARHRAATALHQAWTILVNHQPLAAPPGSELARLRAATHAVHVLFADAMTTAARGQTPEPDAAGVARALGTLQAEPDTIAHRDPDRLPLGRPPILGLLRQALQTGSQTRRVMVRVAVGVPLAGYAAVGLGVDRAYWAMAAAVLVLHQGTPLWRTLRRGAERLLGTWIGLGLAAAVIVVHPQGWFLALVLALLNFAIEMLVTRNYLLASVFITATALTVGTAAHPLDPGQVGHLLLARGLDTLIGCAVGLAVYAALAGRQETRRLGDAIARTRAAIAATEPFVAAGDAVSLPARAARRDLQRATLDMLEAHEAATGGSRDQRAAADRQWPDVVAAEHASYETIAALWAIEQR; encoded by the coding sequence GTGCGAAAGCCAGAACCGGTAGCCCCGCCACGCCTGCCGATCGCCCTGCGCGCGGCGGTCAGCACCGCGATCCCGGTTCTGCTCGGCTGGGCCGCCGGCGACATCGGAGCCGGGCTCGTCGCCACCCTCGGCGCGTTCACCTCGCGCTTCGGCATCGGCAGGCCCTACCTCAGCCGCGGGGTGCAGCTCGCGGTCGTCGCGGTGGCCCTGGCCGCCGCGGTCGCCGCAGGCGCGTGGGCCGCCGACATCGCCTGGCTCGGCGTGCTGACCATCTCGGCCGTCGCCGTCGCGGCGGTGTGGCTGTGCACCGCGCTGGCCGTCGGGCCGCCCGGTGCGTACGTGTTCGTCGTCGCCTGCGCCGCAGGTGTCGGCGTCTCGGCGTCGCACCTGAGCCCGGGGCGGATCGCCCTGCTCGTGCTGGCCGGCGGCGCGATCGCGTGGGTGCTCCAGATGGTCGGGGCGGCAGCGGGATTCCGTCGCCCCGAGCGAGCCGCGGTCCGGCACGCGGCCGACGCCGTCGCCGCCTACCTGGAGGACATCGGCGGACCCGGCCAGGACAGGGCCCGGCACCGGGCGGCCACCGCGCTGCACCAGGCCTGGACGATCCTGGTCAACCACCAGCCGCTGGCCGCGCCCCCGGGCAGCGAACTGGCCCGCCTGCGCGCCGCCACCCACGCGGTGCACGTGCTGTTCGCCGACGCGATGACGACCGCCGCCCGCGGCCAGACCCCCGAACCCGATGCCGCCGGCGTGGCCCGCGCGCTGGGCACCCTGCAGGCCGAGCCCGACACGATCGCCCACCGCGACCCCGACCGGTTGCCGCTCGGGCGGCCCCCCATCCTGGGCCTGCTGCGCCAGGCCCTGCAGACCGGTTCGCAGACGCGCCGGGTGATGGTGCGGGTCGCGGTCGGCGTGCCGCTGGCCGGGTACGCGGCCGTCGGCCTCGGCGTGGACCGCGCCTACTGGGCGATGGCGGCCGCCGTGCTGGTCCTGCACCAGGGCACACCGCTGTGGCGCACCCTGCGCCGCGGCGCCGAGCGGCTGCTCGGCACGTGGATCGGGCTCGGCCTGGCCGCGGCCGTCATCGTCGTGCACCCGCAGGGCTGGTTCCTCGCGCTGGTGCTGGCGCTGCTGAACTTCGCCATCGAGATGCTGGTGACCCGCAACTACCTGCTGGCCTCGGTGTTCATCACCGCGACCGCGCTGACCGTGGGGACCGCCGCGCATCCCCTCGACCCCGGGCAGGTCGGCCACCTGCTGCTGGCGCGCGGCCTGGACACGCTGATCGGCTGCGCGGTCGGCCTGGCGGTGTACGCCGCCCTGGCCGGAAGGCAGGAGACCCGCAGGCTCGGCGACGCGATCGCCCGCACCCGGGCCGCGATCGCCGCCACCGAGCCGTTCGTGGCGGCCGGTGACGCGGTCAGCCTGCCCGCCCGCGCCGCGCGGCGCGACCTGCAGCGCGCGACCCTGGACATGCTGGAAGCGCACGAGGCGGCCACCGGCGGATCACGGGACCAGCGCGCGGCGGCCGACCGGCAGTGGCCGGACGTGGTGGCCGCCGAGCACGCGTCCTACGAGACGATCGCCGCGCTGTGGGCGATCGAGCAGCGGTGA
- a CDS encoding DUF3151 domain-containing protein codes for MTRMGDLLGPEPVLLPGDPQAEAELDASENPAIVAAAHPSASVAWAALAEDALADDQAVTAYAYARTGYHRGLDQLRRNGWKGFGPVPYRHEPNRGFLRCVAALARAADAIGEEPEYQRCLDLLDDCDPAARAELGLA; via the coding sequence ATGACTCGGATGGGCGATCTCCTCGGACCGGAACCGGTACTGCTGCCGGGCGACCCCCAGGCGGAGGCCGAGCTGGACGCCTCGGAGAACCCGGCCATCGTGGCCGCGGCGCATCCGTCGGCATCGGTCGCGTGGGCGGCGCTGGCCGAGGACGCGCTCGCCGACGATCAGGCCGTCACCGCGTACGCCTACGCCCGGACCGGCTACCACCGCGGGCTGGACCAGTTGCGCCGCAACGGATGGAAGGGTTTCGGCCCGGTGCCCTACCGCCACGAGCCCAACCGCGGTTTCCTGCGTTGTGTCGCGGCGCTGGCCCGCGCCGCCGACGCGATCGGCGAGGAGCCGGAGTACCAGCGCTGCCTGGACCTGCTCGACGACTGCGATCCGGCGGCCCGCGCCGAACTCGGCCTGGCCTGA
- a CDS encoding Rv0361 family membrane protein: protein MSNPTGPDQPDQPTDPDHEPATEVFAPADPAEQKPPAQQEDERRFTAPSGFDAGSTQIINRPTEPATEVFGTGGHAETEAFPAQPVAPQKIPPRGDAPKPPGKKRSWGWVIAIVLVIAALAAVAILGTILLTRKSSSSASQEDQVRQTIQDFDTAVQNGDLATLRGITCGTTRDSYVAYNDASWEQTHARVAAAKQYPVVASIDQVVVNGDHAEANVTTFMANAPQTRSTRSFDLQFRDDQWKICQAASS, encoded by the coding sequence ATGTCGAACCCCACAGGCCCGGATCAGCCGGACCAGCCCACCGACCCCGACCACGAACCCGCCACCGAGGTCTTCGCGCCCGCCGATCCCGCCGAGCAGAAGCCGCCGGCGCAGCAGGAGGACGAGCGCCGCTTCACGGCGCCGTCGGGCTTCGACGCCGGCTCCACCCAGATCATCAACCGGCCGACCGAGCCGGCCACCGAGGTGTTCGGCACCGGCGGCCACGCCGAGACCGAGGCGTTCCCCGCGCAGCCCGTCGCGCCGCAGAAGATCCCGCCGCGCGGGGACGCGCCCAAGCCGCCCGGCAAGAAGCGCAGCTGGGGGTGGGTGATCGCGATCGTGCTGGTGATCGCGGCGCTGGCCGCGGTCGCGATCCTCGGCACCATCCTGCTGACCCGCAAGTCGTCCTCGTCGGCGTCGCAGGAGGACCAGGTCCGCCAGACGATCCAGGACTTCGACACCGCCGTGCAGAACGGGGACCTCGCGACGCTGCGCGGCATCACCTGCGGGACCACCCGCGACAGCTACGTCGCCTACAACGACGCGTCCTGGGAGCAGACACATGCGCGGGTCGCCGCGGCCAAGCAGTATCCGGTGGTCGCGAGCATCGACCAGGTGGTCGTCAACGGCGACCACGCCGAGGCCAACGTGACCACGTTCATGGCCAACGCCCCGCAGACCCGGTCGACGCGCAGCTTCGATCTGCAGTTCCGCGACGACCAGTGGAAGATCTGCCAGGCCGCCAGCAGTTAG
- the fbaA gene encoding class II fructose-bisphosphate aldolase — translation MPIATPEVYAEMIGRAKEHSFAFPAINCVGSESVNAAIKGFADAGSDGIIQFSTGGAEFASGLGVKDMVTGAVALAEFAHVIAERYPITVALHTDHCPKDKLDTYVRPLLAISADRVAKGQNPLFQSHMWDGSAVPIDENLSIAQELLKQAAAAKIILEIEIGVVGGEEDGVEAEINDKLYTTPEDFEKTISALGAGEHGKYLLAATFGNVHGVYKPGNVKLRPEVLAEGQKVAAAKLGLPEGSKPFDFVFHGGSGSLKSEIEDSLKYGVVKMNVDTDTQYAFTRPIVGHMFTNYDGVLKVDGEVGNKKVYDPRSYFKKAEAGMSERVVEACNDLHSAGRSVTAG, via the coding sequence ATGCCCATCGCCACGCCGGAGGTCTACGCCGAGATGATCGGCCGGGCCAAGGAGCACTCCTTCGCCTTCCCGGCGATCAACTGCGTCGGATCGGAGAGCGTCAACGCCGCGATCAAGGGCTTCGCCGACGCCGGATCCGACGGCATCATCCAATTCTCCACCGGCGGAGCGGAATTCGCGTCCGGCCTGGGTGTCAAGGACATGGTCACCGGCGCGGTGGCACTCGCCGAGTTCGCGCACGTGATCGCCGAGCGCTACCCGATCACCGTCGCGCTGCACACCGACCACTGCCCCAAGGACAAGCTCGACACCTACGTGCGACCGCTGCTGGCGATCTCGGCCGACCGCGTCGCCAAGGGGCAGAACCCGCTGTTCCAGTCACACATGTGGGACGGGTCCGCGGTGCCGATCGACGAGAACCTGTCGATCGCACAGGAACTGCTCAAGCAGGCCGCGGCGGCGAAGATCATCCTGGAGATCGAGATCGGCGTGGTCGGCGGCGAGGAGGACGGCGTCGAGGCCGAGATCAACGACAAGCTCTACACCACGCCCGAGGACTTCGAGAAGACCATCTCCGCGCTCGGCGCGGGCGAGCACGGCAAGTACCTGCTCGCCGCGACGTTCGGCAACGTGCACGGCGTCTACAAGCCGGGCAACGTCAAGCTGCGGCCCGAGGTGCTGGCCGAGGGCCAGAAGGTGGCGGCGGCCAAGCTCGGCCTGCCCGAGGGTTCCAAGCCATTCGACTTCGTCTTCCACGGCGGCTCGGGCTCGTTGAAGTCGGAGATCGAGGACTCCCTGAAGTACGGCGTGGTGAAGATGAACGTCGACACCGACACCCAGTACGCGTTCACCCGTCCCATCGTGGGGCACATGTTCACCAACTACGACGGGGTGCTCAAGGTCGACGGCGAGGTCGGCAACAAGAAGGTCTACGACCCGCGCAGCTACTTCAAGAAGGCCGAGGCCGGGATGAGCGAGCGCGTCGTCGAGGCCTGTAACGACCTGCACAGCGCGGGCCGCAGTGTGACCGCCGGCTAA